A single region of the Thermoanaerobacterium aotearoense genome encodes:
- a CDS encoding threonine/serine ThrE exporter family protein, with amino-acid sequence MNHEDLLKFAVLAGQTILENGGETYRSEDTIERMLNNKVERVETFVTPTGIFASIENNGKIETTITRVKQRDSDLNKVALVNDLSRRFSKESLDTLDFSKYTDELIKIRSKGKYSFLLRVFFAGVAAASSGMLLGSTIRDFIPTFITATMLQCIVTYFERLRLSTFIINIIGGAFAALLGLGFSHFAIGTLNGIIIGSIVTLLPGVAITNAVRDAIWGDLVSAVSRGVEAGMSAISIAAGVGFILNIWYVIGGKL; translated from the coding sequence TTGAACCATGAAGATCTACTGAAATTTGCTGTATTAGCTGGGCAAACGATACTTGAAAATGGCGGCGAAACGTATAGAAGCGAAGACACTATAGAAAGGATGCTTAATAATAAAGTTGAAAGGGTGGAGACATTTGTGACCCCCACTGGCATCTTTGCTTCAATTGAAAACAACGGGAAAATAGAGACGACGATAACGAGAGTCAAACAGAGGGACAGCGACTTAAACAAAGTTGCTCTTGTCAACGATTTGTCCAGAAGATTTAGCAAGGAAAGTTTAGATACACTTGACTTTTCAAAATACACAGATGAACTTATAAAGATTAGGTCGAAAGGCAAATACAGCTTCTTATTGAGAGTTTTCTTCGCAGGTGTTGCTGCAGCATCATCTGGTATGCTTTTAGGCAGTACCATAAGGGATTTCATCCCTACGTTTATAACCGCTACAATGCTGCAGTGTATTGTCACGTATTTTGAAAGGCTGCGCCTTTCTACATTCATAATAAACATCATAGGCGGTGCGTTTGCTGCATTATTAGGTTTGGGGTTTTCTCACTTTGCAATAGGCACTTTAAATGGCATAATAATAGGATCAATCGTCACATTGCTGCCGGGAGTGGCCATAACGAACGCAGTCAGAGATGCTATATGGGGTGACCTGGTTTCAGCCGTGTCAAGAGGCGTTGAAGCTGGAATGTCTGCCATAAGTATAGCTGCTGGAGTAGGATTCATTCTAAACATTTGGTACGTGATTGGAGGCAAATTATGA
- a CDS encoding AsnC family protein, translated as MLSLLNSLIDKSLRYKCLLLEGYFFILCDKNGYIIKLICDDKLNNYFNTLHFAEGSSLRLEDCGTNAISMAMKYKNQIELCGKDHYCKLFKDWYCTAIPIIDYYCGEVVAYLDVSRINVPSIKDQSAILKNIAIYIEEYLSYRNKNLPIISSKLDDMDKLILSSLVRNGVRKLVTSEIGISDRTLRKHLNELSSLLNVDNDLEIVRAAIKIGIIDIDGNIL; from the coding sequence TTGTTGTCATTGCTTAATAGTCTTATAGATAAAAGTCTAAGGTATAAATGTCTTCTTTTGGAAGGATACTTTTTTATTCTATGTGATAAAAACGGCTATATAATCAAACTTATCTGCGATGATAAACTTAATAATTATTTCAACACATTGCATTTTGCAGAAGGTAGCAGCTTAAGGCTTGAGGATTGTGGCACAAATGCAATTAGTATGGCTATGAAATATAAAAATCAAATTGAATTATGCGGTAAAGATCACTATTGTAAATTGTTCAAAGATTGGTATTGCACTGCTATACCAATAATTGATTATTATTGTGGAGAGGTAGTTGCATATCTTGATGTGTCGCGGATTAATGTTCCAAGCATTAAAGACCAAAGTGCTATTCTTAAAAATATAGCTATCTATATTGAAGAATATTTATCATATAGAAATAAAAATCTACCAATAATAAGTTCTAAACTTGATGATATGGACAAGTTAATTTTATCATCTTTAGTACGTAATGGGGTAAGAAAATTAGTAACATCAGAAATAGGCATATCAGATCGAACGTTGAGAAAACATTTAAATGAACTTAGCAGTTTATTAAACGTAGATAATGATTTAGAAATAGTTAGAGCTGCTATAAAAATCGGAATTATAGATATTGATGGAAATATATTATAA
- a CDS encoding threonine/serine exporter family protein, which yields MIQQIFFGFLATAGFAFLFNVPIDAIVVSGLSGAVGWAGYLLVMKIYPSTVAATFIASLLIGIMGEIFAQRKKYPTTIFVIPGIIPLVPGAYSYKTVLAIIQGNNKQAFDLGLQTIGIALAIAAGLMFVISFARIRRR from the coding sequence ATGATACAGCAAATTTTCTTTGGATTTTTAGCAACAGCAGGATTCGCTTTTCTATTCAATGTGCCGATTGACGCAATTGTTGTATCGGGGCTTTCAGGTGCAGTGGGATGGGCAGGTTACCTGCTCGTCATGAAGATATACCCTTCTACCGTCGCTGCTACATTTATAGCATCGCTTTTAATAGGCATAATGGGGGAAATATTCGCTCAAAGGAAGAAATACCCTACAACTATATTTGTCATTCCAGGCATAATACCTCTTGTCCCTGGAGCGTATTCCTACAAGACTGTCCTGGCTATAATTCAAGGCAATAATAAACAGGCCTTTGATTTAGGCCTGCAAACTATCGGCATCGCTTTGGCAATAGCCGCTGGACTTATGTTTGTGATCTCATTTGCCAGGATTAGGAGACGGTGA
- a CDS encoding sensor histidine kinase, translated as MSIRFKLIISYILLIFISFSIIGVFFNLMIRDFLINEARQNLIRQGSVIQRLYNGRISTPEALQSIRYMPKFWVGGRILDGDLIVVDLNGDIVYSSRQNPFGKENRLEYAILDKITKEGSYNSIKIGNTDVVAAVFPIISNLNGKVIGSIVMYTLVKGIKIASLQIVGVLLKGILLSGIVSLIIGYFLSRSISAPIAKLTEVVEKIKDKKFGEKVNVKSDGEIKLLADAFNEMSVELRNYYTSQRRFLQNASHELKTPLMSIQGYAEGIKDGVIEKDDIPKSLDIIIDESKRLRDIVNDLMYLTKIETHQEGIKKHKEYLKDIFEECIEKIMPQLNKKNIKISLNGDDANVKCDRKKLMQSFMNILSNGVRYAKTSIDIEIKKIKDYVEIKIKNDGRKFTDEELKNMFERFYKGDEGETGLGLAITKAIIEWHEGTIEAFNTDGGVCFLIKLNAV; from the coding sequence ATGTCTATTAGGTTTAAACTAATTATTTCATATATATTGCTTATTTTTATCTCTTTCTCTATAATAGGCGTATTTTTCAACCTGATGATAAGGGATTTTTTGATAAATGAAGCCAGGCAAAATCTCATAAGGCAAGGATCTGTCATACAGCGGCTTTACAATGGGAGGATAAGCACTCCAGAGGCGCTGCAATCCATAAGGTACATGCCTAAGTTTTGGGTAGGAGGAAGGATTTTAGATGGCGACCTTATAGTTGTGGATTTAAATGGCGATATCGTGTATTCATCAAGGCAAAATCCTTTTGGCAAAGAAAACAGGTTGGAGTACGCAATACTCGATAAAATAACAAAAGAAGGCTCATACAACAGCATAAAGATTGGAAACACAGATGTGGTGGCTGCAGTCTTTCCAATAATAAGCAACTTAAACGGAAAAGTCATCGGCTCTATAGTCATGTATACGCTTGTAAAAGGCATAAAGATAGCATCACTTCAAATAGTAGGCGTTTTGTTAAAGGGGATTTTGCTTTCTGGCATTGTCTCATTGATAATAGGCTACTTTCTTTCCAGGTCAATCTCTGCCCCCATCGCAAAGCTTACAGAAGTGGTGGAAAAAATAAAGGACAAGAAGTTTGGCGAGAAGGTAAACGTAAAGTCAGATGGGGAAATAAAGCTTTTGGCAGATGCCTTTAATGAAATGTCTGTAGAGCTTAGGAATTATTACACATCTCAGAGGCGGTTTTTGCAAAATGCTTCACATGAGCTAAAGACCCCACTTATGTCTATACAAGGTTATGCAGAAGGCATAAAAGATGGTGTCATAGAAAAAGACGATATACCAAAATCACTTGATATAATCATAGATGAAAGCAAAAGATTGAGGGATATAGTAAACGACTTGATGTACCTGACAAAAATTGAAACACATCAAGAAGGGATAAAAAAGCATAAAGAGTATCTAAAGGACATTTTTGAGGAATGCATAGAAAAGATAATGCCTCAGCTAAACAAGAAAAACATAAAAATAAGCTTAAATGGCGACGATGCAAACGTAAAATGCGACAGAAAAAAACTTATGCAATCTTTTATGAATATATTAAGCAATGGTGTAAGGTATGCCAAGACGTCTATTGATATAGAGATTAAGAAGATAAAGGATTATGTGGAGATAAAAATAAAAAACGACGGCAGGAAATTTACTGACGAAGAGCTTAAGAATATGTTTGAGAGATTTTATAAGGGTGATGAAGGAGAGACAGGCTTGGGGCTGGCTATAACTAAAGCCATAATCGAATGGCATGAAGGCACTATAGAAGCATTCAATACGGATGGCGGCGTATGCTTTTTGATAAAACTAAATGCTGTGTAA
- a CDS encoding methyl-accepting chemotaxis protein, protein MRSVFWRLMLSFIVVALIPLAGTYHYVLDDKSAGVFIFVAAASFLLSILFSIYISFTITKPISRLKEGFKKLSDGNFNANVAKGRNDEIGSLIESYNQMVDKIKGIIKNVTEFAKSAEATVSKFTESIEEANNTFTQIAKAVEEIAQGSSEQAKDASNAAEMAQKMGQNIDESANYFKAVEESTNNANRVSQNGIETINSLKEKTAETKNSIDSVVTEINELQSNSRQIEKIIEVITGISDQTNLLALNAAIEAARAGEAGKGFAVVAEEVRNLAEQSREAAAEIAKIISTIKQKTDATVQQASAVKEIADEQSNQVETTAQAFNEIKSSIDTITKNTRVLNDAVVGLTEYKNEIISSIENISAVSEETAASTEEVSASTEEQSKFIQDIKDNLESLLATVRELDKELSKITVS, encoded by the coding sequence ATGAGAAGTGTATTTTGGAGACTGATGCTTTCATTTATAGTTGTAGCTCTTATTCCTCTTGCAGGAACATATCACTATGTATTAGATGACAAAAGTGCCGGTGTATTTATCTTTGTAGCTGCAGCGTCGTTTTTATTGTCAATATTATTTTCAATATACATATCTTTTACGATTACGAAGCCTATATCAAGGCTTAAAGAGGGATTTAAAAAGCTTTCAGATGGCAATTTCAATGCCAATGTCGCAAAAGGCCGCAATGATGAGATTGGCTCTTTGATAGAAAGCTACAATCAGATGGTAGATAAGATTAAAGGCATAATCAAAAATGTCACTGAATTTGCAAAGAGTGCAGAAGCTACAGTAAGCAAGTTTACAGAGTCAATAGAGGAAGCAAATAATACATTTACTCAGATAGCCAAAGCAGTAGAAGAAATAGCGCAAGGTTCTTCCGAACAAGCGAAAGATGCTTCAAATGCGGCGGAAATGGCTCAAAAGATGGGTCAAAACATAGATGAATCTGCAAATTACTTTAAAGCTGTTGAGGAGTCTACAAACAATGCCAATAGGGTAAGCCAAAACGGCATAGAGACCATAAATTCGCTTAAGGAAAAGACGGCAGAGACGAAAAACTCCATCGATAGCGTCGTCACTGAGATAAACGAATTGCAGTCTAACTCAAGGCAGATAGAGAAGATCATAGAAGTAATCACAGGCATATCCGATCAGACCAACTTGCTGGCTTTGAATGCAGCTATTGAGGCTGCAAGAGCTGGTGAAGCAGGCAAGGGATTTGCAGTCGTTGCCGAAGAAGTGAGAAACTTAGCTGAACAGTCAAGGGAAGCTGCGGCTGAGATAGCAAAGATAATAAGCACTATAAAACAGAAGACAGACGCCACAGTGCAGCAGGCAAGCGCTGTTAAAGAAATAGCTGATGAGCAGTCAAATCAAGTAGAAACTACAGCACAAGCGTTTAACGAAATAAAGTCCTCTATCGATACAATAACGAAAAATACCCGAGTCTTGAATGATGCTGTAGTAGGTCTTACTGAGTACAAAAATGAGATAATATCATCTATTGAAAATATATCTGCAGTTTCAGAGGAAACTGCTGCATCGACAGAAGAAGTATCAGCGTCAACAGAAGAGCAGTCTAAATTCATACAAGACATAAAGGATAACCTTGAGAGCTTATTGGCTACTGTAAGAGAGCTTGACAAGGAGCTTTCAAAGATCACCGTCTCCTAA
- a CDS encoding adenylosuccinate synthase has translation MSTLVIVGSQWGDEGKGKITDYLAEKADVVVRYQGGNNAGHTVLKDGVEYKLHLIPSGILYPDKICIIGNGVVLNPGSLISEMNELKSQGVDVKNLKISDRAHIVLPYHIKLDELEEASKGENDIGTTKRGIGPCYMDKSERIGIRACDLLDAEVFKEKLMINVKKKNEIFKKIYGASEMSFEEIYEEYIEYAKILKPYIVDTTSLLYDLIKEGKKVLFEGAQGTLLDIDLGTYPYVTASHPISGGVTVGAGVGPTMIDDVVGIVKAYTTRVGKGPFPTELLDEEGDLLREKGHEYGTTTGRPRRCGWLDIVIVNYAIRLSGIRSFALTKLDTLTGFEKVKICVGYKLNGTIINTFPASLKDLASCEPVYEELDGWTEDITNVERFEDLPQNARNYVKRIEELTGINASIISVGPGREKTIIRQELMK, from the coding sequence ATGTCAACGCTTGTAATAGTAGGTTCACAGTGGGGCGACGAAGGAAAAGGAAAAATAACAGACTATTTGGCTGAAAAAGCTGATGTGGTTGTAAGATATCAGGGTGGAAACAATGCAGGGCACACAGTTTTAAAGGATGGCGTTGAGTATAAACTTCACTTAATACCGTCTGGCATCTTGTACCCTGATAAGATATGCATTATAGGAAACGGCGTTGTTTTAAACCCTGGCTCTTTGATTTCTGAGATGAATGAATTGAAAAGTCAAGGAGTAGATGTAAAAAACCTCAAAATCAGTGACAGAGCCCATATAGTCCTTCCGTACCACATTAAACTTGATGAATTAGAAGAAGCTTCAAAAGGCGAGAATGACATTGGCACAACAAAAAGAGGAATTGGACCATGTTACATGGATAAATCGGAGAGAATAGGGATAAGGGCTTGCGATCTTTTAGATGCGGAAGTGTTTAAAGAAAAATTGATGATAAACGTCAAAAAGAAAAATGAGATATTCAAAAAGATATACGGCGCATCTGAAATGAGCTTTGAAGAAATATACGAAGAATACATTGAATACGCAAAGATACTTAAACCGTACATTGTAGATACGACATCATTGCTGTACGATTTAATAAAGGAAGGAAAGAAGGTATTGTTTGAAGGTGCACAAGGGACGCTTTTAGATATAGACTTAGGGACGTATCCTTATGTGACAGCATCACATCCTATATCTGGTGGAGTTACAGTTGGAGCAGGAGTTGGCCCCACAATGATAGATGATGTAGTAGGCATAGTGAAAGCATATACTACAAGGGTTGGAAAAGGTCCATTTCCGACAGAGCTTTTGGATGAAGAAGGAGATCTCTTGAGGGAAAAAGGACATGAGTATGGCACGACAACTGGAAGGCCGAGAAGATGCGGATGGCTTGACATTGTCATAGTAAATTACGCCATAAGGCTTTCTGGCATAAGGTCATTTGCGCTTACTAAACTTGATACACTCACTGGATTTGAAAAGGTAAAGATATGCGTAGGATATAAGCTAAATGGAACTATAATAAACACATTTCCAGCCAGCTTGAAAGATCTGGCCTCATGTGAGCCTGTGTACGAAGAATTGGATGGATGGACGGAAGACATCACAAATGTAGAAAGATTTGAGGACTTGCCGCAAAACGCCAGAAATTATGTAAAAAGGATAGAAGAGCTTACAGGTATAAATGCTTCTATAATATCTGTAGGGCCCGGAAGGGAAAAGACAATAATAAGACAGGAACTGATGAAATAA
- a CDS encoding response regulator transcription factor: MPELIYIVDDDKNIRDLMVKYVEKEGYTVKAFENAESVLENFEKDKPDMLILDIMMPGMDGYELCREIRKKSDVPIIIVSARDEDLDKILGLELGSDDYIAKPFSPRELIARMKSVFRRVKTPKRNDEIRIKDIVIVPDERKVIYKEEEIGFTSMEFELIQFLAKNANKAFTREQLLEKVWKYDSFTETRAVDDMVKRIRKKLQSYGCEFNISTIWGYGYKVES, from the coding sequence ATGCCAGAACTTATATATATAGTAGATGATGATAAGAATATAAGAGACCTCATGGTTAAGTATGTTGAAAAAGAAGGGTATACTGTCAAAGCATTTGAAAATGCTGAATCGGTTCTGGAAAATTTCGAAAAAGACAAGCCTGATATGCTTATACTGGACATAATGATGCCAGGCATGGATGGATACGAGCTTTGCAGAGAAATAAGGAAGAAAAGCGACGTGCCGATAATAATCGTTTCAGCAAGAGATGAAGATTTAGATAAAATACTTGGCTTAGAATTAGGCTCAGACGATTACATCGCAAAGCCTTTTTCGCCCAGAGAGCTTATAGCCAGAATGAAATCCGTATTTAGAAGGGTTAAAACGCCTAAAAGAAACGACGAGATAAGGATAAAAGATATCGTCATTGTGCCTGATGAGAGGAAAGTAATATACAAGGAGGAAGAAATAGGGTTTACTTCCATGGAATTTGAGCTTATACAGTTTTTAGCCAAAAATGCAAATAAAGCTTTCACGAGAGAACAGCTTTTAGAGAAGGTATGGAAGTATGACTCTTTTACGGAGACGAGGGCTGTAGACGACATGGTGAAACGAATAAGGAAAAAATTGCAAAGCTACGGGTGCGAATTTAATATATCAACCATTTGGGGATATGGTTATAAGGTGGAATCGTGA
- a CDS encoding glucosaminidase domain-containing protein, whose protein sequence is MSCSSKYQCPTQPLSPTDFINNYVEFARYASYQLKWPVALILAQWSIESNWGLVDICDPCNNPANTGRPTGNCPCTQYSDLCDGVSIGYISFAQNNYDHSGSGKTYANLVADAFSSGSFTIPNSNNYGCLPGAGTNVIGDLKPACAALGSSGWAQTDYCYCSAGTGTSCCNNSNWAGQTLYERAINYFADYDYIDTTTTYPSCC, encoded by the coding sequence ATGAGTTGTTCATCTAAATATCAATGTCCGACACAACCGTTATCACCTACAGATTTTATTAATAATTATGTTGAATTTGCTAGATATGCAAGCTATCAATTAAAATGGCCAGTAGCTTTAATATTAGCACAATGGTCTATTGAGAGTAACTGGGGATTGGTAGACATATGTGATCCATGTAATAATCCTGCTAATACAGGAAGGCCAACAGGTAATTGTCCATGCACGCAATATTCTGATTTGTGTGATGGTGTAAGTATCGGCTATATTAGTTTTGCTCAAAATAATTATGATCATAGTGGGTCTGGAAAAACCTATGCTAATTTAGTTGCAGATGCCTTTAGTAGTGGATCATTTACTATACCAAATTCAAATAATTATGGGTGTTTGCCAGGGGCAGGTACTAATGTCATAGGAGATTTAAAACCTGCTTGTGCAGCATTAGGATCAAGTGGATGGGCACAAACAGATTATTGCTATTGCAGTGCTGGTACAGGTACATCTTGTTGTAATAATTCAAATTGGGCTGGACAAACATTGTATGAGAGAGCTATTAATTATTTTGCAGATTATGATTATATTGATACTACAACTACATATCCATCATGTTGCTAA
- a CDS encoding XapX domain-containing protein: MKASILALFTGFLVGVIFSFLKLPLPAPNVLPGIAGIVGIYLGGQLFVYLMRLLGR; encoded by the coding sequence TTGAAAGCGTCGATTTTAGCATTATTTACGGGTTTTTTGGTAGGCGTGATTTTCTCATTTTTAAAGCTGCCATTGCCTGCGCCAAACGTTCTTCCTGGTATTGCAGGAATCGTAGGCATATACTTAGGCGGTCAGCTATTTGTGTATCTGATGAGGCTTTTAGGCAGGTAA
- a CDS encoding NAD(P)/FAD-dependent oxidoreductase, with translation MKSYDVIIVGGGPAGLFTSLELVKENRGLDILLLEKGRDIRGRLCPISQYGSKCTNCKPCSITCGIGGAGAFSDGKLTLTSDYGGVLDEYIPKAELNELIKYVDDIYVNFGGTKEVHGTDKAKIREIEKRAAAADLKLIPAVIKHLGTEKCYDIIKNIEDYLMDKIEIKTKKMVKEILTEGGKACGVITDDGEKYYSKYVVVVPGREGADWFKKESERLSLETKNNAVDVGVRVEIPAVVMEDITDVVYESKFIYYSKSFDDRVRTFCMNPYGKVVVENNDGLKTVNGHSYKDIKTDNTNFAILVSKEFTEPFKEPIAYGKYIASLANMLGDGVIVQRLGDLLSGRRSTPERLKRGLVEPTLKDATPGDLSLVLPYRFLQSIVEMLKALDKVSPGIYSKHTLLYGVEVKFYSSRVKLTNKFETQIENLFAAGDGAGITRGLAQASVSGIVVAREILNRVK, from the coding sequence ATGAAATCATACGATGTAATAATAGTTGGCGGTGGTCCGGCAGGACTTTTCACATCCCTGGAATTAGTGAAGGAAAATAGAGGACTTGACATATTGCTTTTGGAAAAAGGGAGAGACATAAGAGGTAGACTTTGCCCTATAAGTCAGTACGGCTCAAAGTGCACAAACTGCAAACCATGTTCTATAACTTGCGGCATAGGTGGTGCAGGTGCATTTAGCGATGGAAAGTTGACTTTGACATCTGACTATGGTGGGGTATTGGACGAGTATATACCAAAAGCGGAATTAAATGAGCTTATAAAATATGTAGATGATATTTATGTAAACTTTGGAGGCACAAAAGAAGTTCATGGCACTGATAAAGCTAAAATAAGGGAAATAGAAAAAAGAGCTGCTGCGGCAGACTTGAAATTAATACCTGCTGTTATAAAGCATTTAGGGACGGAAAAATGCTATGACATCATAAAAAATATAGAAGATTATTTGATGGATAAAATAGAGATAAAGACTAAAAAGATGGTCAAAGAGATATTGACAGAAGGCGGCAAGGCATGTGGCGTCATTACAGATGATGGGGAGAAGTACTACTCAAAGTATGTGGTAGTAGTGCCTGGCAGGGAAGGAGCAGACTGGTTTAAAAAGGAATCTGAGAGATTGTCGCTGGAGACTAAAAACAATGCGGTTGATGTGGGCGTAAGAGTAGAAATTCCTGCTGTTGTGATGGAGGACATAACCGATGTCGTCTACGAGTCAAAGTTTATATACTACTCCAAATCATTTGATGATAGGGTTAGGACGTTTTGCATGAATCCTTACGGGAAAGTAGTGGTAGAAAACAACGATGGTCTAAAAACCGTAAACGGCCACAGCTATAAAGACATAAAGACAGATAATACAAACTTTGCTATATTGGTAAGCAAGGAATTTACAGAACCTTTTAAAGAACCTATAGCTTACGGAAAGTACATCGCATCGCTTGCAAATATGCTGGGAGACGGTGTCATCGTGCAAAGGCTTGGAGATCTTTTGTCAGGGAGAAGGTCTACTCCGGAAAGGCTTAAAAGAGGGCTTGTAGAACCTACACTAAAAGATGCTACACCTGGTGATCTAAGCCTCGTGTTGCCGTACAGATTTCTCCAGTCTATAGTGGAAATGCTTAAGGCTCTTGACAAAGTATCGCCAGGTATCTATTCGAAACATACGCTTTTATACGGTGTGGAAGTTAAGTTTTATTCTTCGAGGGTGAAACTTACAAACAAATTTGAGACGCAAATAGAGAATCTGTTTGCTGCCGGTGACGGTGCAGGCATTACAAGAGGACTTGCACAAGCGTCTGTATCAGGCATCGTTGTGGCAAGGGAAATTTTAAATAGAGTAAAGTAG
- a CDS encoding 2-phosphosulfolactate phosphatase, protein MSRVITTAFTNRAKEVIPVAEIEDAVRLAKYLGRNNILLCGERNGAKIEGFDLSNSHFEYKVDVVKKLWKEMQKFTTLK, encoded by the coding sequence ATGAGCAGGGTTATTACTACTGCATTTACTAATAGAGCAAAAGAAGTAATTCCAGTTGCAGAAATAGAAGATGCAGTTAGATTGGCAAAATATTTGGGACGTAATAACATTTTGCTATGTGGAGAAAGAAATGGTGCTAAAATTGAAGGTTTTGATTTATCAAATTCTCATTTTGAATATAAGGTGGACGTTGTAAAAAAACTATGGAAAGAAATGCAAAAATTTACCACTTTAAAATAA